The bacterium genome includes a window with the following:
- a CDS encoding S24 family peptidase, whose product MHETQEKLLKFIQEKDLSGFTLRGIGDLIGEKSAQKIKHHLSQLAKKGFISYDSHSRSIRISPSVSKEGDLVSLPIVGSANCGPATIFADPNVVGYLRVSKKFIPIGSRLFVLQANGVSMNKAKVGRFKKNIEDGDFVVVDGSSANPNSGEYVVSVIDGMANIKKFLVDKLNKRIVLESESTQQFFPIFIHEDDDYQISGMVIDVIKKARD is encoded by the coding sequence ATGCATGAAACTCAGGAAAAGCTATTAAAATTTATACAAGAAAAGGATCTTTCTGGTTTTACCCTCCGAGGCATCGGGGATTTGATTGGCGAGAAGTCAGCACAAAAGATCAAACATCACCTCTCTCAGTTGGCCAAGAAAGGTTTTATCTCATATGACTCACACAGCCGATCAATTCGCATTTCGCCAAGCGTATCTAAAGAGGGTGACTTGGTTTCTTTGCCGATAGTCGGATCGGCCAACTGCGGTCCGGCAACAATTTTTGCCGATCCCAACGTAGTCGGTTATTTAAGGGTTTCTAAAAAGTTTATCCCAATAGGAAGCCGTTTGTTTGTTTTGCAGGCAAATGGGGTCTCTATGAATAAAGCGAAAGTAGGCCGATTTAAAAAGAATATAGAAGATGGGGATTTCGTTGTCGTTGACGGAAGCAGTGCAAACCCTAACTCAGGAGAATATGTTGTATCAGTCATTGATGGAATGGCTAATATAAAAAAGTTTTTAGTAGACAAACTAAACAAGAGGATAGTTCTAGAGTCAGAATCAACTCAGCAATTTTTCCCGATATTTATTCATGAGGACGATGACTATCAAATCAGCGGAATGGTCATAGATGTAATTAAGAAGGCGCGGGATTGA
- a CDS encoding DUF2188 domain-containing protein, whose product MRTIIHVVPHRGGLTIRWGVKYANGLTYLHINADKVAAVAYALSLAKNLRPSQVKIHRHDGVIQEERTFGQDPERYLG is encoded by the coding sequence ATGCGGACCATAATTCACGTAGTTCCCCACAGAGGTGGTTTAACCATCCGTTGGGGAGTGAAGTACGCTAACGGCCTAACCTATTTGCATATTAATGCAGACAAAGTTGCGGCTGTAGCATACGCGTTGTCTTTGGCAAAGAATCTCCGACCTTCACAGGTTAAAATCCATCGTCATGATGGAGTAATCCAGGAAGAAAGGACTTTCGGCCAAGATCCGGAAAGGTATCTAGGTTAA
- the smpB gene encoding SsrA-binding protein SmpB, with amino-acid sequence MAQALAENKKAFFNYEILETFEAGIELLGFEVKSIKAGHANLVGVFATIRGGEIWLTNADIPPYQSANTPEGYNHTRPRRLLLNKKEILYLITKMQSERLTLLPLKMYTKKNLVKVELGLARGKKQYEKRETIKKREVGREMRRAKN; translated from the coding sequence ATGGCGCAGGCGTTAGCGGAAAACAAAAAAGCCTTCTTCAATTACGAGATTCTCGAGACTTTTGAGGCTGGAATTGAGCTTCTGGGTTTTGAGGTGAAATCGATAAAAGCCGGCCACGCTAATCTGGTGGGAGTTTTTGCGACCATCCGCGGAGGAGAAATCTGGCTGACGAATGCCGACATCCCTCCTTATCAATCCGCCAACACCCCCGAGGGCTACAACCACACCCGCCCGCGCCGCTTATTGCTGAATAAGAAAGAGATCCTTTATCTTATTACCAAGATGCAGTCCGAACGGCTGACTCTTCTGCCGCTGAAAATGTATACGAAAAAAAATCTGGTAAAAGTTGAACTGGGCCTCGCCCGCGGCAAGAAGCAATACGAAAAACGGGAAACAATAAAGAAACGCGAAGTCGGCCGAGAAATGCGGAGAGCGAAGAACTAA
- the argS gene encoding arginine--tRNA ligase — translation MIEQIYKLIKGIVGEGPKFNVTPSEKPEFGHYATNVAFMVKEDPAVLVEKLLVVGRGLFSKVSATGKFINFWISPEAFRLELKNILSQGKSYGDSKMGGGKRVQLEFISANPTGPLTMANGRGGFLGDALANVLEKSGYSVEKEYYVNDAGNQVRLLGESILAIAGKVEPAENHYKGAYVKDLAKDLDKEVQKGINSADLGRLAANVLLQGVKQSVKQAGINFDHWFSEYENLHQKGELKKTLEFLEKGGLVLEHDGAKWLKGGTEEEQKDRVLVKSDGQPTYFLADLAYHYDKFIRRKFEEAIVIWGADHHGYVARLKSGVAALGVDPKNLKVILAQLVRLIEDGKEVKMSKRSGEFITLDELLAEVGKDAARFFFLMHNPETHMDFDMTLAKERSQKNPVYYAQYAAVRCASILGKVSIAHRVLSILYKVFSISKGDNLSLLKAESEMNLMKELAKFPDLVLQTAKDYQVSRLARYSLEVARALNNFYEKEHVLVADRGLMRARLALVKATRIVLENTLGLLGVSIPAKM, via the coding sequence ATGATTGAGCAAATCTACAAGCTTATAAAAGGAATAGTCGGCGAAGGCCCGAAGTTTAACGTAACGCCTTCCGAAAAGCCGGAATTCGGTCATTATGCGACCAACGTGGCTTTTATGGTCAAAGAAGACCCAGCGGTTTTGGTTGAAAAGTTGTTAGTCGTTGGTCGTGGGTTATTTTCCAAAGTTTCTGCCACGGGAAAGTTTATAAATTTTTGGATATCGCCCGAAGCTTTCCGCTTAGAGTTGAAAAATATTTTAAGCCAAGGGAAAAGCTATGGAGATTCAAAGATGGGCGGCGGTAAGCGAGTTCAGCTGGAATTTATTTCCGCTAACCCGACCGGCCCGCTCACGATGGCGAACGGCCGCGGTGGATTTTTAGGTGACGCGCTCGCTAATGTGCTGGAAAAATCGGGATACAGCGTGGAAAAAGAATATTATGTGAACGACGCCGGCAATCAGGTGCGTTTGCTTGGCGAAAGCATTTTGGCGATCGCCGGGAAAGTTGAGCCGGCGGAAAACCACTATAAGGGGGCCTACGTGAAAGATCTGGCGAAAGATTTGGATAAGGAAGTGCAAAAAGGAATCAATTCTGCCGATCTTGGGCGTTTAGCGGCAAACGTTTTGCTTCAGGGTGTTAAACAATCTGTTAAACAAGCCGGAATAAATTTTGATCATTGGTTCTCGGAATATGAAAATCTGCACCAGAAAGGAGAATTGAAAAAGACTTTGGAGTTTTTGGAGAAGGGCGGATTGGTTTTAGAACATGATGGAGCCAAATGGTTGAAGGGTGGCACCGAGGAAGAGCAAAAAGACCGCGTGCTAGTGAAGTCCGACGGCCAGCCGACTTATTTTCTAGCTGACTTGGCTTATCACTATGATAAATTCATCCGCCGGAAATTTGAGGAGGCGATTGTGATTTGGGGCGCCGATCATCATGGATATGTGGCTCGCTTAAAATCGGGTGTGGCGGCTTTGGGAGTGGACCCGAAAAATTTAAAAGTAATTCTCGCCCAGTTGGTGAGGCTTATTGAAGATGGCAAAGAAGTGAAGATGTCTAAGCGCTCGGGCGAGTTTATTACCCTAGACGAATTGCTGGCGGAGGTAGGGAAAGATGCTGCCCGATTCTTTTTCTTGATGCACAATCCGGAAACGCATATGGATTTTGATATGACGCTTGCCAAAGAACGGTCACAGAAAAATCCGGTTTACTATGCGCAATATGCGGCAGTCCGGTGCGCGAGTATTTTAGGGAAAGTCAGTATTGCGCACCGAGTATTAAGTATTTTGTATAAAGTATTCAGTATATCGAAGGGAGACAATTTATCTTTATTGAAAGCGGAGAGTGAAATGAATCTAATGAAAGAGCTGGCGAAATTTCCGGACTTGGTTTTGCAGACCGCCAAAGATTATCAGGTCAGCCGCTTGGCGCGATATTCTTTGGAAGTCGCCCGGGCGCTGAATAATTTTTATGAAAAAGAGCATGTGCTGGTTGCCGATAGAGGATTGATGCGCGCGCGCCTGGCTTTAGTGAAGGCAACGCGAATAGTTTTGGAAAATACTTTAGGCTTACTCGGAGTTTCCATTCCGGCGAAGATGTAG